A segment of the Leptolyngbya sp. NIES-3755 genome:
GGAATTCACAGAGTGTGATTTTGAGAGAATCGCCTACCTTAAATCTGCCTGCCCGTAGAGTTTAGTTCCCTTGTTTATGAAAGCTTTCAAACGTTTTGCATTTCGGTTGGGTCTTGCTCTCAGCATGACGGCTACTCAATCTTTAGCGGTGTTGGCACAGTCTCCAATGCTTCCTTCTCGTGCTCTACCTGTATTAGAGCCGCAACCGCCCGAACCGGACAATGCACCGGTTGATAGTCGCTACAAGCTCGGTGCTGGAGATTTAGTCCGGCTAGATATGTTTGATGTTCCTGAGTTGACGTTTGAGCCGCGATATACCGTGCTACTCGATGGAACGCTGAATTTACCTTGGATTGGTGGCATTTCAGTGCAAGGATTGACGCTGGCTCAAGCTTCTGAACAACTGAAAGAGCGCTATAAAAAGTATGTGCAAAATCCGGTAATTACAGTGAGCTTGATTGCACCGCGCCCGTTGAAGGTTGGGATTATCGGAGCGGTGAATCGTCCAGGGTCTTACATTGTCAATACGATCGGGAGCGAGATCACACAATCGAGTCTGAGTCAGCGGAGTACCGCAGAAAGTGGGAGTCAATGGCCCACCGTCTCTAAAGCGATTCAAACAGCGGGTGGAATTGCACAGTTAGCAAACATTCGTGAAATCGAGGTGCGCCGTCCTCAAACCGATGGCACAACTGAGAAAATCAAAGTGGATTTGTGGAAGTATTTGCAAGCAGGTGAACTATCGCAGGATATTCCGCTGCAAGACGGCGATACGATTTTTGTTCCGGCTGCAACCGCGATCGATCCAACTCAAGCGAATCAAGTGGCTCTGAGCAATTTCTCTCCTGAGCAGATTCAGGTCAATGTCGTCGGTGAAGTGACTCGACCGGGTGGCGTTGCTGTTCGTCCAAATTCCACTTTAATGCAGGCTGTTCTGGCAGCGGGCGGAATCACACCCGGACGAGGAAATCGCGCCAAGGTAGAACTGGTTCGATTGTTACCAGATGGAAAGGTCGATCGACGAGAGTTCAAATTCGATGTGACACGCGGACTCGATGAAAACTCCAATCCTGCGATTCACCAGAATGATGTGATTATCGTCAATCGGAGCAGTACTGCAAAAGTTTCTGATCTCTTGGGATCGATCGTCAGTCCAATTACAGGAGCCTTTGGATTGTTGCGCTTGTTGATTGGGAACTAATCCTAGATTCAGTTAAGGCAGAACTCCGGTTTAATGCGATCGGAGTTTTTTTATTGTTCATGTTCGAGCCACACACTGACATAACTATCTAAAATTACGCACACCGCTTCAGCAAACGATCCTAATACCCGCACATCCACGTAGCTCCCAAAAAAATAGTTCTCAGTACAATCCAAACATCAGCATTCAACCGCTCTCAAGCTGCAATGTTCCCACAGTAGTTTTTGCTGTGTCTGTCCTGTCGCTCTTTCCTGTTTCCACAACCTGACCGCCTGTGAACACGTTGTGATACCGTTCTTTCACCATGTCGTATACTCAAACCTCAGATCGTCTTGTCTCTTCCAGCCTTCGTAGAGCTACAACACGAGATCCCAATGCTCCACTGCGAATCTGTCATTTATCCAAGTACTATCCTCCGCAACCTGGAGGAATCGAAACACACGTCAGAGCATTAGCAACTTCGCAAGCGGAACTGGGTGCAGCAGTAGATGTCATCTGTGTGAATGCGTCTGATGAAGAAGGCAAAGAAGCCAAGCGAACGGTAACGGTTGAAGAACTCGATCGTAATGTGCGGGTGATTCGATTAGGACGGATGGGAACGGTTGCCCGATTTGATATTTTTACTGCATTTTCTGAGTACTTCGGAGTAAAAGGATTGAGTTATGACATTGCTCATCTCCATGCTCCCAATCCTGCAATGGCGCTTCACTGGGCATTATCAAGTTCTAATATTCCATTAGTGGTGACGCATCATAGCGACATCGTCAAGCAAAAAGTTCTCAAGCAGTTTGTAAGTCCATTGTTGCATCATCTCTATCGCCACGCTGCAAAAATTCTCATTGCTAGTCCAACCTATTTAGCAGGATCAGATTTCCTTCGCCCTTATCGTTCTCAGGCACAAGTCCTACCCTTTGGAATTGATCTCTCGCTCTATCGGCAACCGAGTGCAACCGCGATCGCTTACGAAAAACGTCTAAGATTTATGCACCCCGGTCCAATCTGGCTGTCTGTTGGACGCTTAGTTTATTATAAAGCTCTCCACGTGGCGATTTCAGCCCTTAGAACTGTTCCAGGAACATTGATCATTGTCGGGAAAGGAGAGCTTGCAGATTCACTCAGGCAACATGCGATCGACATCGGAGTCAGCGATCGTGTCGTGTTCAAATGGCAAGTCAGCCAGGATGAACTCATCGGAGCTTATCGAGCCGCAACTGCCCTTTGGTTTCCTTCAAATGCTCGGAGCGAAGCTTTTGGACTCGTGCAAGTGGAAGCAATGGCAAGTGGTTGTCCTGTGATTAATGCTGCAATTCCGAATAGTGGAGTGACTTGGGTGAGCCGAGATGGAATTGAAGGATTTACAGTTCCAATCAATGATCCGTGGGCATTATCAGATGCCGCAAATCGATTGTTACGGGAGCCGCATCTTCGAGGAAAATTCTCGATCGCATCTCAAGCTCGATCTTTACAGTTTGATCAAATGTTGATGGCTCAGGAAAGCTTACGGATCTATGAGCAAGTCATTTATCAAAATAATGTGCAACCTGTTTTAGTGTAGGAGCCGCAATGAGAGTTCTGCATCTGTATGCTGGAAATTTGTTCGGGGGAATTGAAACTTATTTGATGACTCTGGCAAAGACTCCTGTGCCACAGATTCAACATGAATTCGCACTCTGTTTTCAAGGTCGATTAGCTTCAGAACTGCAACAAGCAGGCGCGATCGTACATTCACTCGGAGCAGTAAAGCTTCGGAATCCGTGGTCAGTGTGGAAAGCGCGATCGCATCTCAAAGCAC
Coding sequences within it:
- a CDS encoding polysaccharide export protein (similar to AA sequence:cyanobase_aa:LBDG_21290), which codes for MKAFKRFAFRLGLALSMTATQSLAVLAQSPMLPSRALPVLEPQPPEPDNAPVDSRYKLGAGDLVRLDMFDVPELTFEPRYTVLLDGTLNLPWIGGISVQGLTLAQASEQLKERYKKYVQNPVITVSLIAPRPLKVGIIGAVNRPGSYIVNTIGSEITQSSLSQRSTAESGSQWPTVSKAIQTAGGIAQLANIREIEVRRPQTDGTTEKIKVDLWKYLQAGELSQDIPLQDGDTIFVPAATAIDPTQANQVALSNFSPEQIQVNVVGEVTRPGGVAVRPNSTLMQAVLAAGGITPGRGNRAKVELVRLLPDGKVDRREFKFDVTRGLDENSNPAIHQNDVIIVNRSSTAKVSDLLGSIVSPITGAFGLLRLLIGN
- a CDS encoding group 1 glycosyl transferase (similar to AA sequence:cyanobase_aa:LBDG_21300), translating into MSYTQTSDRLVSSSLRRATTRDPNAPLRICHLSKYYPPQPGGIETHVRALATSQAELGAAVDVICVNASDEEGKEAKRTVTVEELDRNVRVIRLGRMGTVARFDIFTAFSEYFGVKGLSYDIAHLHAPNPAMALHWALSSSNIPLVVTHHSDIVKQKVLKQFVSPLLHHLYRHAAKILIASPTYLAGSDFLRPYRSQAQVLPFGIDLSLYRQPSATAIAYEKRLRFMHPGPIWLSVGRLVYYKALHVAISALRTVPGTLIIVGKGELADSLRQHAIDIGVSDRVVFKWQVSQDELIGAYRAATALWFPSNARSEAFGLVQVEAMASGCPVINAAIPNSGVTWVSRDGIEGFTVPINDPWALSDAANRLLREPHLRGKFSIASQARSLQFDQMLMAQESLRIYEQVIYQNNVQPVLV